From the Glandiceps talaboti chromosome 12, keGlaTala1.1, whole genome shotgun sequence genome, one window contains:
- the LOC144443160 gene encoding uncharacterized protein LOC144443160 produces MLQVTETLLQSISYLDNCIRLVLECITSVAVNILEYHYTAYVEWFQPHFTHICKYTVSCYCPEGKKPTPCVGTRKGGILEFVKEPEDSVDSSVFQSYPSTESMPSTKKMFDLSGGASRTSKSNIQKLSGLSVSRLTLLGKDFGIEKSLAALGILSLLAMIIAVLAVLLIFQLQGQEQNVVLQPGSTPTYYNAVITEQVYNNMLDSGIVLATFCATLNFCCVVVCSIQSYFAAKMLKLPQGEERAYKFLKKSASTRFLAIGSFFAGIPVFLIALGIYLFLEFRVVPAAISTAFMGLGLIFILYSFSWSCYVWKVEQSLIARGLGPYERQSDQSVQSIDLKAPYLHINHVDHAPPSSPSNLSTLV; encoded by the exons atgttaCAAGTCACAG AAACTCTACTGCAGTCCATTTCATATCTTGACAACTGTATAAGGTTGGTGTTGGAATGTATCACCTCAGTAGCAGTGAATATTTTGGAATATCACTACACTGCATATGTTGAATGGTTCCAGCCACATTTTACGCATATCTGTAAATATACTGTATCCTGTTACTGCCCAGAAGGCAAAAAACCCACCCCGTGTG TAGGAACCAGAAAGGGAGGAATTCTGGAGTTTGTGAAAGAACCAGAAGACTCAGTGGATAGCTCTGTTTTTCAAAGCTATCCAAGTACTGAATCTATGCcatcaacaaaaaaaatgtttgaccTAAGTGGGGGTGCAAGCAGGACTTCTAAGAGCAACATCCAGAAGTTAAGTGGCCTTAGTGTGTCCAGGTTGACTTTGCTTGGGAAAGACTTTGGTATTGAGAAGAGTCTTGCAGCATTAGGCATCCTAAGCTTACTGGCTATGATCATTGCTGTGCTGGCAGTTCTACTCATATTCCAGTTACAAGGACAGGAACAAAACGTTGTACTCCAACCAGGCTCAACTCCTACATACTACAATGCTGTTATTACGGAACAAGTGTATAACAATATGCTGGATTCTGGAATTGTACTCGCTACATTCTGTGCTACTTTGAActtttgttgtgttgtggtgtgctCAATACAGAGTTATTTTGCTGCTAAAATGTTAAAACTACCCCAAGGTGAAGAAAG GGCTTACaaatttttaaagaaatcaGCAAGTACAAGGTTCCTAGCCATCGGGTCGTTCTTTGCTGGCATTCCTGTATTTCTCATAG CACTTGGAATATATCTATTCCTTGAATTCCGAGTTGTCCCTGCAGCCATTTCCACAGCGTTCATGGGTCTGGGGCTCATTTTTATCCTGTATAGTTTTTCGTGGAGTTGTTATGTGTGGAAAGTTGAACAGTCATTAATAGCAAGGGGACTTGGTCCATATGAAAGACAATCAGATCAGAGTGTTCAAAGCATAGACCTCAAGGCACCCTATCTTCATATTAATCATGTTGATCATGCACCACCTTCAAGTCCCAGTAATTTATCAACATTAGTATGA
- the LOC144443560 gene encoding BLOC-1-related complex subunit 8-like, whose product MVDIGSHILAGIEASRRDMDADLDYKVKKVTEKFSESLHIVANEPSLALYRLQEHVRKTLPVLSDKRNEMKGLQQEIQGMCYDAEYASNAVKRMQGSGQYFSSIDEHIKKAIYLKQELSKTKSTKSANTSIPTPHQPLSSANSSPAHQVSSTQGTPEHTAIVAAATVQSKSDRESESGDKSATPI is encoded by the exons ATGGTTGATATAGGTAGTCATATACTTGCTGGAATCGAGGCTTCAAGGAGAG atATGGATGCAGATTTAGATTACAAAGTGAAGAAAG TTACTGAAAAATTCTCTGAAAGCCTTCATATAGTTGCAAACGAGCCATCTTTAGCTTTATACCGACTCCAAGAACATGTGAGGAAAACGCTCCCAGTGTTGTCTGACAAGAGG AATGAGATGAAAGGTCTTCAGCAAGAGATTCAAGGAATGTGTTACGATGCAGAGTATGCGTCCAA TGCAGTGAAACGTATGCAGGGCAGTGGACAATATTTCAGCAGTATTGATGAACACATCAAGAAAGCTATTTATTTAAAACAAGAACTCAGCAAGACCAAATCTACAAA GTCAGCAAACACTTCAATTCCAACTCCACACCAACCCTTGTCTTCTGCCAATAGTTCACCAGCTCACCAGGTATCTAGCACTCAAGGTACTCCAGAACATACAGCAATAGTGGCAGCAGCGACAGTGCAGTCCAAGTCAGatagagagagtgagagtggTGACAAATCAGCAACTCCAATCTAA